One segment of Methanolinea mesophila DNA contains the following:
- a CDS encoding small multi-drug export protein → MVLAWFTPEDQRYSPVSFLFRLILPGAIAFAFFLLCFLIVPRESAMILGGLMILYYVPPAGKESIIPLGIALGIPWWLMAAALALLDVLTGLFMILNFGIALRFPYLGPWISRFIASGNDFMRDRPWLARWRTLGVAFFVFLPFQGTGGVGATVVGMMVGLSPGMILLAIAIGGSAECLMFALGSELIWNLILTNVYLGVGVACLVILAAIIMLLLFRKMGRKSVSADK, encoded by the coding sequence ATGGTTCTCGCGTGGTTCACCCCGGAAGATCAACGATATTCACCTGTTTCTTTCCTTTTCCGCCTGATCCTACCGGGGGCAATTGCCTTCGCCTTCTTCCTCCTGTGTTTCCTTATTGTCCCCCGTGAGTCCGCCATGATCCTCGGAGGCCTGATGATCCTCTATTACGTCCCTCCCGCGGGGAAGGAATCGATCATTCCCCTGGGAATTGCGCTCGGGATCCCCTGGTGGCTCATGGCGGCGGCGCTCGCGCTCCTGGATGTGCTCACCGGGCTCTTCATGATCCTCAATTTCGGAATCGCACTTCGGTTCCCCTACCTCGGGCCCTGGATCTCCCGGTTCATCGCATCGGGGAACGATTTCATGCGGGATCGCCCCTGGCTCGCCCGCTGGAGGACACTTGGAGTTGCATTTTTCGTATTTCTCCCGTTTCAGGGAACGGGAGGCGTCGGTGCCACCGTCGTGGGGATGATGGTGGGACTCTCCCCGGGAATGATACTTCTCGCGATCGCCATCGGGGGTTCCGCGGAGTGTCTCATGTTCGCCCTCGGCTCGGAATTGATCTGGAACCTTATTCTGACCAATGTCTACCTCGGCGTGGGTGTTGCATGCCTGGTGATTCTTGCTGCGATCATAATGTTGCTCCTGTTTCGGAAAATGGGGAGAAAGTCCGTATCCGCCGATAAATAG
- a CDS encoding ABC1 kinase family protein — MQTKTVSNLKRYKEIGDVLLKWGFGTTLLEDLSPGLRQMNLSGRLHPNIANMSVYERMRHVLEDLGPTFVKFGQILSTRREMISQEMFEELSKLQDKVAPLPFEDIRPVVEQYCGPIDQAFQCFETEPFAAASISQVHKAMLHDGTVVAVKVQRPGIATQIETDLPLFLKMAERIEKLSPESRVYNPKAMVHEFSVQIRKELDFTREGRNAEILAAGMADIPEIKVPKIFWQCSGERVLTMEFVRGCRIDDIETIRSYGVDPVMIADVGFHAYIRQIFRDGFFHADPHPGNLLVSPEGQLIFLDFGMMVLVRPERRKIFIKVLLAIVDSDVDTLVDCFEKLGLVIRQEDMEPLKDDLFSALRDYQTTAIGDFNVGPAMDSLPKALQKYHLMVPGSLMMVLKVIWMIFDVAVKLDPGFNFNERVKPYFEEIIRSGYLSSETFRKLPLSLMEMAEGIMNLPRAVNQTLRSLGNGDFKLEIEANDLKTLSTSINDASERILIGMIASAIVIGSSLVVYASDTPITGNLFYLTFIVYIVAIVIGIVALFRLMRKK, encoded by the coding sequence ATGCAGACAAAGACCGTCTCAAATCTCAAGCGGTATAAGGAGATAGGGGATGTTCTCCTCAAGTGGGGGTTTGGGACCACCCTGCTCGAAGACCTGTCCCCGGGACTGCGACAGATGAACCTTTCCGGGAGGCTTCATCCGAATATCGCCAACATGTCCGTTTATGAACGAATGCGGCATGTCCTTGAAGATCTGGGGCCGACGTTCGTAAAATTCGGGCAGATCCTTTCCACCCGGAGGGAGATGATCTCCCAGGAGATGTTCGAGGAGCTCTCCAAGCTCCAGGACAAAGTGGCCCCCCTCCCATTCGAGGACATACGCCCGGTCGTGGAGCAATACTGCGGTCCGATCGACCAGGCCTTCCAGTGTTTCGAGACCGAACCCTTTGCGGCCGCCTCGATCTCACAGGTCCATAAGGCAATGCTGCATGACGGGACTGTAGTTGCCGTGAAGGTGCAGCGTCCAGGCATCGCGACGCAGATCGAGACGGATCTCCCCCTGTTCCTGAAGATGGCAGAGAGGATCGAGAAGCTCTCGCCGGAATCCAGGGTGTATAACCCGAAAGCGATGGTCCACGAATTTTCGGTCCAGATCCGGAAAGAACTTGATTTCACCAGGGAAGGGAGAAATGCCGAGATCCTGGCGGCGGGGATGGCCGATATCCCCGAAATAAAGGTCCCCAAAATATTCTGGCAGTGTTCGGGGGAGCGGGTGTTGACCATGGAGTTCGTCCGGGGCTGCAGAATAGACGATATCGAGACGATCCGGTCATACGGGGTGGACCCGGTGATGATCGCGGATGTCGGTTTTCACGCCTATATCAGACAGATCTTCAGGGATGGCTTTTTCCACGCGGATCCACACCCTGGCAACCTCCTCGTCTCCCCAGAGGGGCAGCTTATCTTCCTCGATTTCGGGATGATGGTGCTGGTCCGGCCTGAACGGAGGAAAATCTTCATCAAGGTCCTGCTGGCCATCGTCGACTCCGACGTGGACACCCTCGTCGATTGTTTCGAAAAGCTGGGTCTGGTCATCCGGCAGGAGGACATGGAACCCTTAAAAGACGACCTGTTCTCTGCCCTCCGCGATTACCAGACCACTGCAATCGGAGATTTCAATGTAGGGCCGGCCATGGACTCGCTCCCCAAGGCCCTGCAGAAATACCACCTTATGGTCCCCGGGTCCCTGATGATGGTCCTCAAGGTGATCTGGATGATCTTCGATGTCGCGGTCAAGCTCGATCCGGGTTTCAACTTCAACGAGCGGGTAAAGCCGTATTTCGAGGAGATCATACGGAGCGGTTACCTCTCCTCGGAGACGTTCAGGAAGCTCCCACTCTCCCTTATGGAGATGGCCGAAGGGATCATGAACCTCCCCCGTGCCGTCAACCAGACACTCAGGAGTCTTGGAAATGGCGATTTTAAACTTGAAATCGAGGCAAATGATCTGAAAACACTTAGTACGAGCATCAATGACGCTTCCGAACGGATTCTCATAGGGATGATCGCTTCCGCAATCGTCATCGGTTCGTCCCTCGTGGTGTATGCGTCGGACACCCCGATCACCGGGAACCTTTTTTATCTCACGTTCATCGTCTATATCGTGGCGATTGTCATCGGGATAGTTGCCCTCTTCCGGCTGATGAGGAAAAAATAG
- a CDS encoding CxxC-x17-CxxC domain-containing protein produces METSNFGSSRNSGPREMTKVVCSDCGKDCEVPFKPTEGRPVYCQDCLPNHRRPRL; encoded by the coding sequence ATGGAAACATCAAATTTTGGAAGTTCGAGAAATTCCGGACCCCGTGAAATGACAAAGGTAGTCTGTTCAGACTGCGGAAAGGATTGTGAAGTGCCGTTTAAGCCTACCGAGGGCAGACCTGTCTATTGCCAGGATTGCCTCCCGAACCACAGGCGCCCCCGGCTCTAA
- the eif1A gene encoding translation initiation factor eIF-1A translates to MSSYTYLHRITHRLGDYKVGCMQKKSHKDNGERNPNAVNADGTPIVRARLPKKWKKEQFAYAESMLGANHVRVRCSDGVTRMGRIKGTMKKRTWIREGDTLIVAPWTFQDEKCDIVYRYIRTQTEWLRKNNYILG, encoded by the coding sequence ATGTCGTCCTATACATACCTTCATCGTATCACGCACCGTTTAGGGGACTACAAAGTTGGTTGCATGCAAAAAAAATCACATAAGGATAATGGCGAACGAAACCCGAATGCAGTGAATGCCGATGGCACACCGATTGTCCGGGCAAGACTGCCAAAGAAATGGAAGAAAGAGCAGTTCGCGTACGCTGAATCTATGCTTGGAGCAAATCATGTCCGTGTCCGGTGCAGTGACGGGGTCACCCGGATGGGAAGGATCAAGGGAACCATGAAAAAAAGGACCTGGATCCGCGAGGGCGATACATTAATCGTTGCTCCCTGGACTTTCCAGGATGAGAAATGCGATATTGTCTACCGGTATATTCGAACGCAGACGGAATGGTTGAGAAAAAATAACTATATTTTAGGGTAA
- a CDS encoding methylated-DNA--[protein]-cysteine S-methyltransferase, with product MTRNPDNCPGLYRSIVQPTPFGPVALVWSGSGGSVRIERVLISRPGVSAIDEVLRLCPGTGSSACPEIDSVSASVLAFLGGDDVRFPLEMLNFKRCTPFQEAVLRLEHGIPRGKVSTYHLLARRAGNENAARAAGNALARNPFPILIPCHRAIRSDCTLGGFQGGPAMKRALLEMEGIRFGRTGRVICTGFHYG from the coding sequence ATGACCAGGAATCCGGACAATTGCCCGGGACTGTACCGGTCGATAGTACAACCGACACCTTTCGGTCCGGTGGCCCTTGTCTGGTCCGGGTCGGGAGGTTCGGTGAGGATCGAAAGGGTCCTGATCTCAAGGCCGGGGGTCTCCGCGATAGATGAGGTGCTCCGTCTCTGTCCCGGGACAGGTTCATCAGCCTGTCCGGAAATTGACTCTGTTTCCGCATCAGTTCTTGCATTCCTGGGCGGGGATGATGTTCGTTTCCCTCTTGAAATGCTGAATTTCAAGAGATGCACACCGTTCCAGGAGGCGGTCCTCCGCCTGGAACACGGGATCCCCAGGGGAAAAGTCAGTACCTATCATCTCCTCGCGCGACGGGCAGGGAATGAAAACGCGGCGAGGGCGGCCGGAAATGCCCTGGCCCGGAACCCTTTCCCCATCCTCATACCCTGTCACAGGGCTATCCGCTCCGACTGCACCCTTGGCGGTTTTCAGGGCGGTCCTGCAATGAAACGGGCACTGCTCGAGATGGAGGGGATCAGGTTCGGGAGGACAGGCAGGGTGATCTGCACGGGATTTCATTATGGGTAA
- a CDS encoding acetate uptake transporter, with the protein MTESNVERIVHVKDITGGPGALGLLGYGLPIILVSLANAGLIESGSMILGMIIFYGGIAQFTAGMMEWKKGNTFGLTAYGSYGLFWLSFAALLILPELGLATGIGGSGALAAYLAVWGVFTVILFIGSLKMSRALQFVLGTLALVFFLEAAGAATGITSITVLAGYVGIISGFSAVYTAFAPIMNDIYGKTVAPLG; encoded by the coding sequence ATGACAGAGAGCAATGTGGAGAGAATCGTACATGTAAAAGACATCACCGGGGGACCGGGTGCACTCGGACTCCTCGGGTACGGGTTGCCCATAATCCTGGTCAGCCTGGCAAATGCCGGTCTCATCGAATCCGGATCGATGATCCTCGGCATGATCATCTTCTATGGTGGTATCGCCCAGTTTACCGCGGGCATGATGGAGTGGAAGAAAGGTAACACGTTCGGTCTGACCGCATACGGATCGTACGGCCTGTTCTGGCTTTCGTTTGCGGCCCTGCTGATACTCCCCGAGCTGGGGCTCGCCACAGGTATCGGTGGAAGCGGCGCTCTGGCGGCATACCTTGCCGTCTGGGGAGTCTTCACGGTTATCCTGTTCATTGGATCGCTGAAGATGTCCCGTGCACTCCAGTTCGTGCTCGGTACGCTTGCCCTGGTCTTCTTCCTGGAGGCTGCGGGAGCCGCGACCGGGATCACCTCTATCACGGTGCTTGCAGGATACGTGGGCATTATAAGCGGATTCTCGGCGGTCTATACCGCGTTTGCACCGATTATGAACGATATTTACGGGAAAACCGTCGCCCCGCTGGGATAA
- a CDS encoding bile acid:sodium symporter family protein encodes MITQTILMVAIYLFIITSLLFIGLDHTYRDILAPLKDIRLVIIALLVNLVLVPLTGYILVTVFALSGAVLIGCILMTSAPGASYSPRLAEVSAGNVPFATGLMFLLCTTALVSTPVTLLIVLPESTMMNVWPVIRSLIFLMVIPLIVGLALRAYRPTVADRLKGPVVLFSYVMILFVLILALATTFGPANPVGIFRGLFGSYGVLVIILAVAISFLFGFLLGGPNPGIRRSLAESSAIRNSGMALLFAASSFTAIMSDILTVLIAYTIIQTVIVGIVAGLWRRKSGLIPTDDTAKAGS; translated from the coding sequence ATGATTACACAAACCATCCTTATGGTTGCAATATATCTCTTCATCATCACCTCGCTCCTCTTTATCGGCCTCGATCATACGTATCGCGATATTCTCGCCCCGTTGAAGGACATCAGGCTGGTCATCATCGCACTACTGGTGAATCTCGTCCTCGTTCCTCTGACGGGCTACATCCTCGTCACCGTATTTGCTCTTTCCGGGGCAGTGCTGATCGGATGCATCCTGATGACCAGCGCCCCGGGTGCGTCCTATAGTCCCAGGCTGGCTGAAGTATCCGCAGGCAACGTCCCGTTCGCCACCGGGCTCATGTTCCTGCTTTGTACAACTGCCCTGGTATCTACACCGGTCACCCTGCTTATCGTGCTCCCGGAGAGCACCATGATGAATGTCTGGCCTGTAATCCGGTCCCTGATATTCCTGATGGTCATCCCCCTGATCGTCGGCCTCGCATTGCGGGCATACCGGCCGACGGTTGCTGATCGTCTGAAGGGGCCGGTCGTGCTGTTCTCGTACGTAATGATCCTCTTCGTGCTCATCCTGGCCCTGGCGACAACATTCGGTCCGGCAAATCCGGTCGGGATTTTCCGTGGTCTCTTTGGCTCCTACGGGGTCCTGGTGATCATTCTGGCCGTCGCCATATCGTTCCTTTTCGGGTTCCTCCTCGGAGGACCCAACCCCGGAATCCGCAGGTCGCTCGCAGAGAGCTCTGCGATCAGGAACTCCGGAATGGCGCTCCTCTTCGCAGCCAGCAGTTTCACAGCCATAATGAGCGATATCCTGACCGTCCTGATTGCATATACCATTATTCAGACGGTAATCGTCGGAATTGTTGCAGGACTGTGGCGGAGAAAGTCGGGGCTCATCCCGACGGATGATACCGCAAAGGCGGGGTCCTGA
- a CDS encoding small multi-drug export protein, whose product MDKESTKTGFLDRFLRIIVYILGISVILPVLAGILFGSTAASMFGFLFSAFALQAIAAPVGLRAGLTPLETLVFMAFFGIGLILGVFEICQTLGTSSKRVASFIDKIEQKTSKYPFLSKYGSVSCFLLVWIPGIGLYGTPVIAWLLSWKRIPAVIFTFLGFMSGCFTFLFLAGVL is encoded by the coding sequence ATGGATAAAGAGAGCACAAAAACCGGGTTTCTGGACAGGTTTCTTCGCATCATCGTGTATATCCTGGGGATCAGTGTGATACTGCCGGTCCTGGCCGGGATTCTCTTCGGATCCACCGCAGCTTCAATGTTTGGGTTCCTCTTCTCGGCATTCGCCCTCCAGGCCATTGCCGCACCGGTCGGTCTGAGAGCCGGGCTCACTCCGCTTGAGACTCTCGTTTTTATGGCATTCTTCGGGATCGGCCTGATCCTCGGGGTATTCGAGATCTGCCAGACGCTTGGCACAAGTTCGAAACGCGTCGCATCATTCATTGACAAGATCGAGCAAAAGACCTCAAAGTATCCGTTTCTTTCGAAGTACGGTTCCGTGTCATGCTTTCTTCTTGTATGGATACCTGGGATCGGCCTTTACGGGACCCCGGTCATCGCCTGGCTGCTCTCGTGGAAGCGGATCCCGGCGGTTATCTTCACCTTTCTCGGCTTTATGTCGGGGTGTTTCACCTTCCTGTTCCTGGCCGGCGTACTATAG